The following are encoded together in the Kingella negevensis genome:
- a CDS encoding helix-turn-helix domain-containing protein, translating into MKSELSPQNQEILAILQSGKPLTVYEMHIMGINGATARIRELRDMGYNIVSNKRKHINKHGRVVTTVIYTLGA; encoded by the coding sequence ATGAAAAGTGAATTAAGCCCCCAAAATCAAGAAATCCTAGCAATCTTGCAGAGCGGCAAGCCCCTCACCGTGTATGAAATGCACATCATGGGCATTAACGGCGCAACCGCGCGCATTAGAGAGCTGCGTGATATGGGCTACAACATCGTCAGCAACAAGCGCAAACACATCAACAAGCACGGTAGAGTTGTAACCACCGTTATTTACACTTTAGGGGCGTAA